The window AAATGAACGTCTTAAAAGCCTTACAACACCAAAATATTAATTTGAAGGTTGTGGAAACTGGTTATGATAATGATCATTTTTATGTAATCACCAAATATTACCCCAATTGTTTAACACTGGGACAGACCGGGTTGGGACGCAGTAATTTAACACGGGTTAGTTATTTAATTAAAAAACTGCACCAAGTTGATGTGCGCAATTATAATATTAAAACATTTAATCCCCGCTTGTTTTTACAAACCATGAAACAACATATTAAAAAAATTATTTATAATTTAGACCAAGAAGAAAATCTCATTAACCCCGCATTGTACCAACCAATTAATAATGCTGTTCTCTGCCATAATGATTTAACAAGTGATAATTTTATTTTTATTGCTAATCGCTTATATTTAATTGACTATGAATATGCGATGCTAAATGATCCCTTGTTTGATATTGCCAGTTTTGCTTCTGAGACCCTAACGCAGCCAGCAGATATTAAATACTGGTTTGACCAGTTTAATCTAACAACTGCTGAGCATCAACGTGTTGTGGATTGAATGTATTACCAAAATATCTTATGAATCTATTGAGCAAATTATATGTATGAACATACTAATAATGCAATGTTTTTAAAAATTATGGAAGCAAAATACCAAAAATTAAAAATTCCTACTCTTTAACAGGGGGATTTTTTTCTTTTGCCTGGGTTGCTTCAAAATCTTCGCGAAAACCTTCAATAATTTCATCCTCGGGATTTAACACCCGTCCTTCACGTTTTGCTTTTAAATATTCAGCAATATTACAAATTCACACCGCCATAAAAGTTCCAAAGAAAACAGAGAATATTAAAAATGCCATTGCTAATAAACAACGATATAAAACCTTATCTCATCCTCACCAGTAACCAGTTAAGTAAAACCCAAATAAAGTTCATGATAAGGTAATGTTGTAAGTAAACTGGTCAGCTTTATGGAATTTTAAAATAAAACCAAGTAAAGTTAAGAGAAAAACTCCCAGCACATATAATAACCCAAAGCCAATGCCACCCCCTACTTCGTAATGGTCAGCATATGATAAGTCAGGTGATGATAAGAAAAATAACAAAAAAAATGGGGCAATTCCTTCCACAATAATTGCTAATAAACTTTTTCAAAAAATAGTTCGCGTTGAATGAAATTCCAAATGTTCTTTTAATTCTGGTGCTAAATGATTATCATCGGTTGTGTTATTTTCCTCATTATTTTGCTTATCAATGATTTTCACTATCTTCTCCTACTTCTCTTTTATATTTGCTTTATTTTATCATAAAACCACACATTAAAATAAAAAAAAACTTGTTAAAACAAGTAAAAATAATGGAGCGGGTGAAGGGAATCGAACCCTCACAGTCAGCTTGGAAGGCTGAAGTTCTACCATTAAACTACACCCGCATCTTTAATTAACCTAGTAATATAATATATATACCATATTTACATCGTAAGTCAATTAT is drawn from Spiroplasma mirum ATCC 29335 and contains these coding sequences:
- a CDS encoding phosphotransferase, whose protein sequence is MKFEQGEKLNKGLTNINYRWGEFFVRYEQPFTRLFLDHENEMNVLKALQHQNINLKVVETGYDNDHFYVITKYYPNCLTLGQTGLGRSNLTRVSYLIKKLHQVDVRNYNIKTFNPRLFLQTMKQHIKKIIYNLDQEENLINPALYQPINNAVLCHNDLTSDNFIFIANRLYLIDYEYAMLNDPLFDIASFASETLTQPADIKYWFDQFNLTTAEHQRVVDWMYYQNILWIYWANYMYEHTNNAMFLKIMEAKYQKLKIPTL
- a CDS encoding DxFTY motif-containing membrane protein, whose amino-acid sequence is MKIIDKQNNEENNTTDDNHLAPELKEHLEFHSTRTIFWKSLLAIIVEGIAPFFLLFFLSSPDLSYADHYEVGGGIGFGLLYVLGVFLLTLLGFILKFHKADQFTYNITLSWTLFGFYLTGYWWGWDKVLYRCLLAMAFLIFSVFFGTFMAVWICNIAEYLKAKREGRVLNPEDEIIEGFREDFEATQAKEKNPPVKE